The DNA window TCCTCGCGGCTGATGCCGTAGATGCCGGCGAGCTTCTCGGCCGACTCGCCGTTGGAGATGGTCCATTCCTTCGGCAGCGCCTTGTTGACCATGCGCCAGCCGATCGAGGTGTTCCACATCGTCTGGTTGCCCACGGCCGGGAACGGCTTGGGCGACTTCTCGACGACGTAGGGCGCCCGGCTCATCGACTCCACGCCGCCGGCGAGGATGAGGTCGGCGTCGCCGGCCTCGATGGCCCGCGACCCCTGGATGACGGCCTCGACCGACGAGCCGCAGAGGCGGTTGACGGTGACGCCGGGCACGCTCGTCGGGAAGCCCGCGAGCAGCGCGCCGAAGCGCGCGACGTCGCGGTTGTCCTCGCCCGCCTGGTTGGCGTCGCCGAAGATCACGTCGTCGATGCGCGCCGGGTCCAGGCCCGTCCGCTCGACGATCGCGCGCATCGCGACGGCGGCGAGGTCGTCGGGGCGCACGCCGGAGAGCGCGCCGCCGGCCCGTCCGAACGGGGTGCGGACGGCGTCGTAGATGAACGTGGTCATGTCAGTTCCCTTCGGCGGATGCCGCGGCATCCGCGTCTCGTGAAGCGTCCGCCGAGCCCAGCGACAGGCCGGTGAGGGCCTCCAGCGTCTCGACGGTGTTGTCGCCGAACGCCTCGCGGACGGAGAACCCGTGGGGCGTGACGTCGAAGATCGCGTGATCGGTGTAGACGCGGGTGACGCAGCCGACGCCGGTCAGCGGGTAGGTGCAGGCCGCGACGAGCTTGGACTCGCCGGTCTTGGTGAGCAGGTCGGTCATGACGTAGACCGACTTGGCGCCGATGGCGAGGTCCATGGCACCGCCGACCGCGGGGATCGCCCCGGGCGCACCGGTCGACCAGTTGGCGAGGTCGCCGCGCTCGGAGACCTGGAAGGCGCCGAGCACGCAGACGTCGAGGTGCCCGCCGCGCATCATCGCGAACGAGTCCGCGTGGTGGAAGTACGCCGCCCCGGGCAGGGCGGTGACGGGCTGCTTGCCGGCGTTGATGAGGTCGGGGTCGATCATGCCGGCCGGCGGCGCCTCGCCCATGCCGAGCAGGCCGTTCTCGGTGTGCAGGATGATCTCGAGGTCGTCGGGCAGGAAGTTGGCAACGAGCGTCGGCGCGCCGATGCCGAGGTTCACGTAGGCGCCCTCGGGGATGTCGGCGGCGATGCGCGCGGCGAGCTCGTCGCGGGTGATGGTGGTGGTCATGAGCGCTTCCCTTCGACGGATGCCGCGGCCCCGGGTGCGGCGGAGTCCTCCAGCGGACGGCCCTCGATGTCGACGCCGCCGATGAAGCGGCCGTCCTCGAGCCAGCGGCGCTCCCCCACCGGCACGACGCGGTCGACGAAGATGCCCGGCGTCACGACGGTCTCGGGGGGCAGGGCGCCGAGCGGCACGACCTCGTCGACCTGCGCGATCGTCGTGGTCGCCGCGGTCGCCATGATGGGGCCGAAGTTGCGGGCCGTCTCGCGGAAGACGAGGTTGCCCCAGCGGTCGCCGCGCCAGGCGGAGATGAGGGCGACGTCGGCCGTGATCGGGTACTCCAGCACGTACTGCCGGCCGTCGATCTCGCGCGACTCGCGACCCTCGGCGAGCTCGGTGCCGACGCCGGTCGGGCTGAAGAAGGCGCCGATGCCGGCGCCGGCGGCGCGGATGCGCTCGGCGAGGTTGCCCTGCGGGACGATCTCGAGCTCGATCTTTCCGGCGCGGTAGAGGCCGTCGAAGACCCACGAGTCGTGCTGGCGGGGGAACGAGCAGATGATGCGGCGCACGCGGCCGGTGGCCAGCAGCGCGGCGAGGCCGGTGTCGCCGTTGCCCGCGTTGTTGTTCACGATGGTCAGGTCGCCGGCGCCCTGCGCAATGAGGGCGTCGATCAGCTCCACGGGCTGGCCGGCACGGCCGAAGCCGCCGATCATCACGGTGGATCCGTCCTGCACGCCGGCGACCGCGGCCGCGGCATCCGTCACGGTCTTGTCGATCATCGACACTCCTCGTCGCTGGTGTTCGCTGTGCGAATACGTGTTCGCACAGCATCCATCGTACTCGTCAGCGCCCGTTGCATCCAGGAGACTCCCGCTCAGCGGGTCGCGCTCGCATGCACGGCCCGCTCGTCGCGCCGTGCATCTACCCTCGGAAGGGGGCGTTGGCGGGAGGTCGGCATGGAGCTCGGCCTGTACGGCATCGTCGCGGTCGCGGTGATCGTCGCCGTCGCGGCGTTCTCGAAGCGCCTGGGCATCGCGGCGCCCATCATCCTCGTGGTCGTCGGCGTGGCGCTGAGCTACCTGCCCGGGGTGCCCGAGATCGAGGTGCCTCACGAGATCATCCTCGACGGGCTGCTGCCGCCGATCCTCTACGCCGCCGCGGTCGCCGTGCCGGTGATGGACTTCCGCCGCAACCTCGCACCCATCGCGGGCCTGTCCGTCGCGCTCGTCGTCGTCACGGCCTTCGCGACCGGCACCCTCCTCTTCTTCCTCCTGCCCGACCTGAACTACGCGGCGGCCATCGCGTTGGGCGCGATCATCAGCCCGCCCGACGCCGTGGCCGCGACCTCCATCGGACGCCGGCTCGGACTGCCCCCGCGACTGCTCACCCTGCTGGAGGGAGAAGGACTCGTCAACGACGCGACGGCCCTGGTGCTGCTGCGCTCCGCGGTCGCCGCCGCGGCGGGCGGTCTCGCATCACCATGGGCGGGGGTCACGGACTTCCTCTACGCCGCCGCCCTCGCGATCGTGATCGGCATCGTCGCCGGCATCGTCACGGTGTGGGTGCGCTCCAAGCTCTCCGACCCCGTGCTCGACACCGCCATCAGCCTCGCCGTGCCGTTCGTCGCATTCACCCCCGCCGAGTCCATCGGCGCATCGGGCATCCTCGCCGTCGTCGTCGCCGGGCTCTACACGGGGCATGCGGCGCCGCGCGCGTTCTCGCCGCAGTCGCGCATCAGCGACCGCATCAACTGGCGCACGATCCAGTTCCTCCTCGAGAACGGGGTGTTCCTGCTCATCGGGCTGGAGATCCGCACGCTCATCGAGGACGCCGACCCCGAGGTGTTCAGCGTCGAGGCCTCGTTCGGCATCGGCCTGCTCGCGACCGTCGTGCTCATCGTGATCCGGTACCTGTGGGTGGGCCCGCTCATCGTGGCCCTGCGCCTGCGCGAGCGGCACGCGGAGCGGACGACCTATCGCGCGCTGCTGGCGCTCTACTACTTCCGCGCGCATCCGAGCCGCACGAAGCGGGAGGCCCGGCTCCGCAACCGCCTCGAGCGCGACTACGGGCGACGCCGCGGCGACCTCGAGCAGCAGCGGCAGGAGCGCATCGACTGGCGCGGCGGAATCGTGCTCGGCTGGGCCGGCATGCGCGGCGTCGTCACGCTCGCGGCCGCGCAGTCGCTGCCCCTCGAGACGCCCTACCGCCCCCAGCTGATCCTGATCGCGTTCACGGTGGCCGTGGCATCCATCGTCCTGCAGGGCGGCACGCTGCCGTGGCTCATCCGGATCCTCGGCGTGCAGGGCGTGGACGCGCGGGAGGACCGCCGCGAGGTCGCGGAGCTGCTGGAGACGCTGAGCAACGCGGGCATCGAGGAGCTGGAACGAGTGGTCAGCGAGAGCGACCGCCCCTACGACCCGGATGTCGTGGAGCGCGCCCGGCAGTCGACGTTCCTGCGCACGGAGGCCGCGTGGGAGCGCGTCGACCGCGGACGCAACGAGGTGGACGAGCCGCACCGGCTCTTCCGCGAGCTGCGGCTCACGATCGTCGCGGCCGAGCGGGAGAAGATGCTCGAGCTCCGCGCCCTCGGCAACCACCCGTCGCGCATCCTCGCGGAGGCGCAGTCGCTGCTCGACCTGGAGGAGACGCGCCTGCAGCGCCGCCCGGGCGCGCACTGACGCGGGCGCCCGCCGCGCGGGCTCCGCGGGTCAGAGCTCGTCGCCGAAGACCTCGCCCGCGATGCGGTAGGCCGTGTTGGCCGCGGGGACGCCCGAGTACACCGCGCTCTGCAGGATCACTTCCTTGATCTCGTCGAGCGTGAGCCCGTTGCGCCGCGCGGCGCGCAGGTGCATCGCGAACTCCTCGTGGTGACCGTGCGCGATGAGCGAGGACAGCACCGCGATCGAGCGCGACCGGCGGTCGAGGCCGGGCCGCGACCACACGTCGCCCCACGCGACACGGGTGATGAAGTCCTGCCACTCGGCGGTGAGCGACGTCGCCGCCGCCGTCGACCGGTCGACGTGCGCGTCGGACAGCACGGCCCGGCGCACCTCCATCCCCTGGTCGTAGCGCTCCTGGTCGGTCAGTCCGTCGCCGTCGGGTCTCATCGGTTCTCCTCGAAGAAGGCGAGCAGAGCGGATGCCACGGCCTCCGGCTGCTCGGCGGGTGGGAGGTGCGCAGCACCGTCGATGCGCAGCGCACGGCCGTCGCGGACGCCCTCGGCGATCTCGACGGCCTTCTCCTGCGGCGCGACCGCATCATGCTCGCCCCAGACGGCCAGGACCGGCAGGTCGATGCCGCCGAGGTCGGCCCGCAGGTCGTAGGCCGCGAGCGCCTCGCAGCACAGGGCATAGCTCTCGTCGTCGGCGTCCTGCAGGGCGTGGAGGAGACGCCCCGACAGCTCGGGGCGGCGCGCCATGGACTCCGGCGCGAACCAGCGCCCGGCCGAGGCGGAGATGAGGCTCGAGGTCGACTGCGCGCGCACCTGCGTCGCGCGCTCCGCCCAGCTGTCGGGCTCTCCGAGCTTCGCGCCCGACGCGACGATGGCCGCACGGTGCACGAGCGACGGATGCCGCAGCGCCAGCGTCAGCCCGACGGCACCGCCGAGCGACACCCCCGCGTAGACGAAGGGCTCGTCGATCGCGTCGACGACGGCGTCGGCGAGATCGTCGACGGTGAACGCCTGAGTCGCCGGTGCGGAGTCGCCGTGCCCCGGGAGGTCCCACGCGACCACGCGGTACCGCGCGGCGAGGGCTGGGACGACGTCCTCCCACAGGATGGTCGAGGTGCCGAGGGAGGGGCCGAGGACGACGATCGGCGCGTCGTTCGGGCCCTGCCAGGCGGTGAGGGCGATCGCGGGGACGGTCATCGTCCGCCTCCTTCGGGTCGTGTCCCGGCCGGGCCGGGCTGCGCGGTCTCGGATGACGCGGGCCGGGCCGGCGCGGATTCCGCATGCGCCGCGCGGGCGTCGTGCGCGGCGCGGGCGTCCGCGACGAGCGCGCCCGCCACGCCGGTGTAGTTCGCGGGATCGACCAGGGCGTCGACGTCGACCTCGACGCCCGCGGTCCCGGCGGCCGCACGCACACGGTCGGCGAGGTCGGCGCCGCTACCGACGTCGGCGACGATCGCCGCGACGGCCGCTGTGCCGAGCAGCGGTGCGAGCGCGATCGACAGCCGCTCCGCGACGATGAGGCCGCCGGAGGACGCGAGGTTCGCGCGCGCGGCGGCGGCGTCCACCCGCAGATGCGCGGCGAGGTGCGCCGCGTGGGCCGAGGACCCCAGGGCGAGGCGCAGCAGCTCGCGCAGCGTGGGCCATTCGGCGTGCCACGCGCCGTCGGGACGCTCGTCGACGGCGAGCGCCGACGCGAGATGCAGGGTCGCGGCCAGCTGCGGAGCCCGCAGGGCGGCCGAGCGGATGAGCACCGCCTCGGTCGGGTTCTGCTTCTGCGGCATGGCCGACGACCCGCCGCCCTCGCCCTCGGAGACCTCGCCGATCTCGGTGCGGCTGAGCGTCGTGACGTCACCGGCGAACTTGCCGAGCGCGTCGAGCGCCGCCACGAGCGCGTCGCCGATCTCCGTCACCGGCGCGCGGTCGACGTGCCACGGCGCGGGTGCCTCCTCGACTCCGGCGTAGGCGGCCACGAGCGCCTGGGCGCCCTCGACCGATCCCGTCACCTCGACGAACGAGGCACGCGTTCCCCCCGCGCCACCGAGCTGCGCGGGGAACTTTAGCCCCTCCAGCCGGGCCGCGGCGCGCTCGACGGCGCGGGACCACCCCGCCGCGCGGGCGCCGATCGTCGTGGGCACCGCGTGCTGCGTCAGCGTGCGCGCCGCGGCGACGGCACCCACGTGCGCCTCGGCCAGGGTCAGCAGCGCGTCGGCGGCCTCGGCGAGCGAGGTGCGCACCTGCGCGACGGCGCGGGCCGCGACATCCATGATCGCCGTGTCCCAGATGTCCTGACTCGTCGCTCCGCGGTGCACCCACACGCGGGTCTCCGCGGGCACGAGCTCCCTGAGCAGGCCCACCAGCGGGATGATCGGATTGCCGCCGGCGACGGAGGCCGCGACCAGGCGGTCGAGGTCGATCCGGTCGCTCGGTCGCCCGGCACCCGCGCCGCGTCCGTCACCGTCGACGCCGAGGGCGTCGACGATCCCGTCGGCCGCCGATGCGGGAGCGACCCCGACCACGGCGTAGGCGCGCACCAGCGCGACCTCGGCGCGGATCGCGGCGTCGAGGAACGCGGCGTCGTCGACGAGCTCGTCGTGGCCGGTGGTCACGGGCGACAGCAGGCCGGAATCGATGGCACTCACGCGTTCCTCCTCCGCGGACCGCGGACGCCCGCCCTCCCGGCGGCGGCGGGCCGCGGCATCCGCTCTCAGAACGTCAGGAAGACGGTCTCGCCCTCGCCCTGCAGCCGGATGTCGTGCTGCAGGCTGCCGTCGGGCAGGCGGGTCGCGATGAGCGTAGCGCGCTCGTCGGCGTCCAGCGACGACAGCAGCGGGTCGGCGGCGAGCGCCGCCTCGTCCTCCGGGAGGTAGATGCGCGTGTGCAGCTTGTCCGGCAGTCCGCGGGCGAACACGACGACCGCGAAGAACGGCGCGCGCCCGTCGATCGATCCGGGGTTGCGGGTCCAGAACTCGAACCGCCCCTCGTCGGTGGTGGCCGAGCGGCCGAAGCCGGTGAAGGTGTGGTCGTCGCGCCGGCGCGAGCCGCGACCGCGCGGGACGGTGCCGTCGGCGTCCGCCCCCCAGACCTCGACGATGGCGTCGGGGATGGGCTGACCCGCGCCGTCGCGCAGGATGCCGCCGACGACGATCGCGCCGGGGCTGTGCGGGAAGGCGACCTCGTGCTTCTTGTCGTAGTCGAGGCCGAAGGCGAAGAACGGGCCGATCGTCTGGCCCGGCGTCGCCGCGTGCGTCCTGGGGGTGGTGGGCGTGGGCATCAGTGCTCGTCCTCCTGCTCGAACCACGTGGCATCCGGACCGTCGACGACGATGTCCCAGCGGTACCCCATGGAGAACTCGGGCACCGTCAGGTCGTGGTCGTAGGCGCCGATCAGGCGGTCGCGGTCCGCCTGGCGCGGAATGGTGTTGTAGATCGGGTCGAGCGCGAAGAGCGGGTCGCCCGGGAAGTACATCTGCGTGATGAGGCGCTGGGTGAATCCGCTGCCGAACACGGAGAAGTGGATGTGCGCCGGACGCCACGCGTTCACGTGGTTCTTCCACGGATACGGGCCGGGCTTGATCGTGGTGAAGAAGTACTCGCCGTCGTCGTTCGTGACGGTGCGGCCGGCACCCGTGAAGTTCGGGTCGAGCGGAGCGGGATGCTGGTCGCGCTGGTGGATGTAGCGCCCTGCGGCGTTGGCCTGCCAGATCTCCAGGAGCTGGTTGCGCAGCGGGCGGCCCCAGGAATCGAGCAGCCGGCCCTGCACCGTGATGCGCTCGCCCTGCGGCTCGCCGCGGTGCTGGAGCGTCAGATCCGACTCGATGGCCGCGACATCGCGTTGGCCGAAGGCCGGCGAGTACAGCTCGATCGTCTCGGGATCGACCAGCCGCGGGTTCTTCGTCGGGTGGCGCAGGATGCTGGAGCGGTAGGGCGCGTAGTCGTGCAGCGTCGCACGGCCGCTCTCGCCCGCGGCGTCGCGGCGGGCGACGTCGGCGGCGATCTCCTCGATCTCGCGGGTGATCTGCGTCTGCGTCGGCATGTCGGCCGACGCGAGCAGCGTCTCGGGGGCCGCCGCGGTCTGCTCGAGCACGACGGACGAGCGGAACGTCTCGCCGTTGTCGCCTGTCTCGTGGGTCTCGGCAGGATCCGT is part of the Microbacterium lemovicicum genome and encodes:
- a CDS encoding 3-oxoacid CoA-transferase subunit A, producing the protein MIDKTVTDAAAAVAGVQDGSTVMIGGFGRAGQPVELIDALIAQGAGDLTIVNNNAGNGDTGLAALLATGRVRRIICSFPRQHDSWVFDGLYRAGKIELEIVPQGNLAERIRAAGAGIGAFFSPTGVGTELAEGRESREIDGRQYVLEYPITADVALISAWRGDRWGNLVFRETARNFGPIMATAATTTIAQVDEVVPLGALPPETVVTPGIFVDRVVPVGERRWLEDGRFIGGVDIEGRPLEDSAAPGAAASVEGKRS
- the pcaH gene encoding protocatechuate 3,4-dioxygenase subunit beta — protein: MTGPDAPTDPAETHETGDNGETFRSSVVLEQTAAAPETLLASADMPTQTQITREIEEIAADVARRDAAGESGRATLHDYAPYRSSILRHPTKNPRLVDPETIELYSPAFGQRDVAAIESDLTLQHRGEPQGERITVQGRLLDSWGRPLRNQLLEIWQANAAGRYIHQRDQHPAPLDPNFTGAGRTVTNDDGEYFFTTIKPGPYPWKNHVNAWRPAHIHFSVFGSGFTQRLITQMYFPGDPLFALDPIYNTIPRQADRDRLIGAYDHDLTVPEFSMGYRWDIVVDGPDATWFEQEDEH
- a CDS encoding lyase family protein, with the translated sequence MSAIDSGLLSPVTTGHDELVDDAAFLDAAIRAEVALVRAYAVVGVAPASAADGIVDALGVDGDGRGAGAGRPSDRIDLDRLVAASVAGGNPIIPLVGLLRELVPAETRVWVHRGATSQDIWDTAIMDVAARAVAQVRTSLAEAADALLTLAEAHVGAVAAARTLTQHAVPTTIGARAAGWSRAVERAAARLEGLKFPAQLGGAGGTRASFVEVTGSVEGAQALVAAYAGVEEAPAPWHVDRAPVTEIGDALVAALDALGKFAGDVTTLSRTEIGEVSEGEGGGSSAMPQKQNPTEAVLIRSAALRAPQLAATLHLASALAVDERPDGAWHAEWPTLRELLRLALGSSAHAAHLAAHLRVDAAAARANLASSGGLIVAERLSIALAPLLGTAAVAAIVADVGSGADLADRVRAAAGTAGVEVDVDALVDPANYTGVAGALVADARAAHDARAAHAESAPARPASSETAQPGPAGTRPEGGGR
- the pcaC gene encoding 4-carboxymuconolactone decarboxylase — encoded protein: MRPDGDGLTDQERYDQGMEVRRAVLSDAHVDRSTAAATSLTAEWQDFITRVAWGDVWSRPGLDRRSRSIAVLSSLIAHGHHEEFAMHLRAARRNGLTLDEIKEVILQSAVYSGVPAANTAYRIAGEVFGDEL
- a CDS encoding 3-oxoacid CoA-transferase subunit B, with translation MTTTITRDELAARIAADIPEGAYVNLGIGAPTLVANFLPDDLEIILHTENGLLGMGEAPPAGMIDPDLINAGKQPVTALPGAAYFHHADSFAMMRGGHLDVCVLGAFQVSERGDLANWSTGAPGAIPAVGGAMDLAIGAKSVYVMTDLLTKTGESKLVAACTYPLTGVGCVTRVYTDHAIFDVTPHGFSVREAFGDNTVETLEALTGLSLGSADASRDADAAASAEGN
- the pcaG gene encoding protocatechuate 3,4-dioxygenase subunit alpha → MPTPTTPRTHAATPGQTIGPFFAFGLDYDKKHEVAFPHSPGAIVVGGILRDGAGQPIPDAIVEVWGADADGTVPRGRGSRRRDDHTFTGFGRSATTDEGRFEFWTRNPGSIDGRAPFFAVVVFARGLPDKLHTRIYLPEDEAALAADPLLSSLDADERATLIATRLPDGSLQHDIRLQGEGETVFLTF
- a CDS encoding cation:proton antiporter, translated to MELGLYGIVAVAVIVAVAAFSKRLGIAAPIILVVVGVALSYLPGVPEIEVPHEIILDGLLPPILYAAAVAVPVMDFRRNLAPIAGLSVALVVVTAFATGTLLFFLLPDLNYAAAIALGAIISPPDAVAATSIGRRLGLPPRLLTLLEGEGLVNDATALVLLRSAVAAAAGGLASPWAGVTDFLYAAALAIVIGIVAGIVTVWVRSKLSDPVLDTAISLAVPFVAFTPAESIGASGILAVVVAGLYTGHAAPRAFSPQSRISDRINWRTIQFLLENGVFLLIGLEIRTLIEDADPEVFSVEASFGIGLLATVVLIVIRYLWVGPLIVALRLRERHAERTTYRALLALYYFRAHPSRTKREARLRNRLERDYGRRRGDLEQQRQERIDWRGGIVLGWAGMRGVVTLAAAQSLPLETPYRPQLILIAFTVAVASIVLQGGTLPWLIRILGVQGVDAREDRREVAELLETLSNAGIEELERVVSESDRPYDPDVVERARQSTFLRTEAAWERVDRGRNEVDEPHRLFRELRLTIVAAEREKMLELRALGNHPSRILAEAQSLLDLEETRLQRRPGAH
- a CDS encoding alpha/beta fold hydrolase gives rise to the protein MTVPAIALTAWQGPNDAPIVVLGPSLGTSTILWEDVVPALAARYRVVAWDLPGHGDSAPATQAFTVDDLADAVVDAIDEPFVYAGVSLGGAVGLTLALRHPSLVHRAAIVASGAKLGEPDSWAERATQVRAQSTSSLISASAGRWFAPESMARRPELSGRLLHALQDADDESYALCCEALAAYDLRADLGGIDLPVLAVWGEHDAVAPQEKAVEIAEGVRDGRALRIDGAAHLPPAEQPEAVASALLAFFEENR